The segment CTACTATGGCACATCTGTAATTGCGGGCAAGGTAAGGTCACCGCATGCAAAGCCTACAATCGAGAACTTCGTGAGGATGATCGAACGTGCCATGGCCGGGCTTCGCAACTGCCAGTTCTTCAGTGTCGAAGAGTATAACGAGCGCCTCCGGATTGAAGTGGACAGAATCAACGGCACACCCTTTACAAACAAAGCAGGAACCCGCAGGGAAAAGTTCCTTGAGTTTGAGAAAGACCTTCTCCTGCCTCTTCCTGCCAAGCCATATGAACCATTTGAAGCCGGACGTGCAAAGGTAAACAATTCCTATCACGTCAGTTCCGGAAGGAATTACTATTCGGTTCCCTATAAGATGTGCAATATCGGTGACTACGTATCTCTGCGCATTTATCAGGACCACATCGACATCTATACCGACAACAATGCACAGTTCCTGTGCACACACCGCAGATTCTCTTCAAAGGTGATCGGCCATTATGATACAGATCCTGCTCATATGCCGCCCGGAGGTTCCAGGGACTGGAATAAGGAACGTTTTCTCAGATGGTCGGATGATCTCGGACCGAATGTACATATGATGGTGCAGAAGATCTTCGAAGGCGGAAGACCGGAACAGGTCTATTACGACAAGGTTCATGCAATTCTGAAAACAGCAGACACATTCGGAGCCTCCAAACTCGACCGTGCCTGCCTTTGCTGTATGGAAAAATCAATCAATCCAACAGTCAAGAATATTAAAGCCTTGATGAAGGCAGATATACAAGCAGAAACAAACAATGTAAATATGGAACAGGATTCCCAGAGTGCATGGCTGAGAGGAGATGATTACTA is part of the Galactobacillus timonensis genome and harbors:
- the istA gene encoding IS21 family transposase; amino-acid sequence: MGIEHPAVPVLEMEGMNNMPNYMDVAKMRRQGCSQRKIASSLHMGRDKISDIFSIMDSNHLTYDQMKKLPPQELEELFNPGSAANSVYVQPDFESLSKELAAPNMTIAQLWREYTDTCLLNHQVPYRRTQFEFLLSGYLKTHNYSEIIQHKAGERCELDWVGDRPTWIDPETGEEIKGYIFVGVLPFSDFGYAEATLDMKERAWIYCNEHMFEYFGGVTPLTMIDNLKTGVVSHPWGDEAEFNKSYIAMADYYGTSVIAGKVRSPHAKPTIENFVRMIERAMAGLRNCQFFSVEEYNERLRIEVDRINGTPFTNKAGTRREKFLEFEKDLLLPLPAKPYEPFEAGRAKVNNSYHVSSGRNYYSVPYKMCNIGDYVSLRIYQDHIDIYTDNNAQFLCTHRRFSSKVIGHYDTDPAHMPPGGSRDWNKERFLRWSDDLGPNVHMMVQKIFEGGRPEQVYYDKVHAILKTADTFGASKLDRACLCCMEKSINPTVKNIKALMKADIQAETNNVNMEQDSQSAWLRGDDYYDTQKHGR